GCAGGTAGTTATTCTCTAGCCGGCGTCCGCGCCGGGAATGGCGGCCAAAATGAACTTTAGCAAAACTTTGTTGGCCATGGCGCTGACCGTGGCCCTCACTCTCACCGCCGGGGCGGCTGCCCTGGCCGCAAGGAGCAATCCCGTGGTCAAACTTGAGACCAGCAAAGGCGACATAGTAATCGAGCTCGACGAGGCCAAGGCGCCCAAGACCGTGGCCAACTTCCTGGCCTACGTGAAGGACGGCTTCTACGACGGCACCATCTTCCACCGCGTCATCGACGGCTTCATGATCCAGGGTGGCGGCTTCAAGTCCGACATGGGCATGAAGGCCACCAAGGCCCCCATCGAGAACGAGGCGGACAACGGCCTGAAGAACGACAAGTACACCCTGGCCATGGCCCGCACCATGGACCCCAACAGCGCCACCGCCCAGTTCTTCATCAACGTGGCGGACAACGATTTCCTCAACCACACCGGCAAGAACCCCCAGGGTTGGGGCTACGCGGTGTTCGGCAAGGTGACCCAGGGCCAGGACGTGGTGGACAAGATCAAGGACGTGCCCACCACCACCAAGGGCATGCACCAGGACGTGCCCGTGGAGCCGGTGGTGATCAACAAGGCCGTGGTGATCTCGGAGTAGACCCTTGGCCAAATCCAAGGCCGATAAGAGCGTCCAGGGCTGGCAGCCTCCCGACCCCAAGCGGGTCAAGGCGGTGCTGGCGGCCCTGGACCGCCTTTATCCCAAGGCCCACTGCGCCCTGAACTATTCCACCCCCTGGGAGCTGTTGGTGGCCACCATCCTCAGTGCCCAATGCACCGACGAGCGGGTGAACCAGGTCACGCCAGAGCTGTTCAAGCAGTATCCCAAGGTAAAGGACTTCGCGGGGGCCGACCCGGGCGACCTGGAGCAGGCGGTGCGGCCCACCGGCTTTTTCCGCAACAAGGCCAAGTCCATCAAGGGCGCGGCCCAGAAGATCATGGAAGAGCACGGCGGCCAGGTGCCGGACAACCTGGAGGCCTTGGTCAAGCTGCCCGGCGTGGGGCGCAAGACGGCCAACGTGGTCCTGGGCAACTCCTTTGGCGTGCCGGGCATCACCGTGGACACCCACGTGGGCCGGGTGTGCCTGCGCCTGGAGTTCATCGACCAGAAGGACGCGGTCAAGGCCGAGTTCCAGCTCATGGAGATCGTCCCGGAGAAGCGCTGGACCATGTTCAGCCACCAGGTGATCTTCCACGGCCGCCAGGTTTGCCACTCCCGCAAGCCGGCCTGCGGTGACTGCGGCCTGCTCAAACACTGCCCCTTCGGGCAGCAGCATGTGAACGACTGAGAGGGGCCATGGACAAGGAACGCGTGTTCGTGGTGGTGCTGGGCAAGGACCAGAAGGGCATCATCGCCAAGGTCTCCAACCTGTGCTTTGAGCACGGGGGCAACATCATGGACGTGCAGCAAAAGGTCATGGACGGCACTTTTGTCATGACCATGCTGGTGGACCTGACCGGCGGCAGCGATCCCGCCGTGCTGCGCAAGGCCCTGGACGGCCTGGCCGCGGAGATGGACCTCACGGTGATGTTGCAGAACGAGGCCGTGATCAAGGCCATGCACCGGGTCTAGGCCGGCCTCGCCTGCCATTGCCTGGCTGTGCCGGGCGCGACATGACGCGAACAATTTATTCCAGCTAGGAGCTAACGGTGGAATTCGGGGTTGAGGAAGTCTTCGAAACCGCGGGGATGATCCTCTTCGAGCATTTCGACATCCGCGCGGTGACCCTGGGGGTGAACCTCAAGGACCTCATGGCCCGCGACCCGGAGCAGCTGGCCGAGGCGGCCCGCGAGCGCCTGACCCGCCTGGGCTCGCGCCTGGTGAGCGAGGCGGCGGCGGTCACCGAGTCCCTGGGCCTGCCCATCGTCAACAAGCGCATGTCCATCACCCCGGCGGCCTGGCTCCTGGAGCCCTGCCCGGGCGACGAGGCCCCGCTGACCCTGGCCCGCGCCCTGGACGCGGCGGCGGCCGAGGCGGGGGTGGACTTCATCGGCGGTTGGGGGGCCCTGTTGCAAAAGGGGGCCACCAACGCAGACAACCGCCTCATGGAGTCGCTGCCCCAGGTATTGGGCAACACCCAGCGTATCTGCGGCTTCTTGAACCTGGCCTCCACCAAGGCTGGCATGAACCTGGACGCCATCGCCCGTTTGGGCCACATCCTCAAGGACATGGCCGCGGCGGCGGACAAGGGCATCGCCTGCGCCAAGTTCGTGGCCTTTGCCAACGCGCCCGAGGACAACCCCTTCATGGCCGGGGCCTTCCACGGCGGGGGCGAGCCCGACACCGCGCTCAACGTGGGCATCAGCGGACCCGGCGTGGTCAACGCGGTGGTGGCCCAGCATCCCGACTGCGACCTCACCATGCTCTCGGAGATCATCCGGCGCACCGTGTTCAAGATCACCCGCGCCGGCGAGCTGGTGGGCCGCGAGCTGGCCCGCCGCCTGGGGGTCAACTTCGGGGTGGTGGACATCAGCCTGGCCCCCACCACGGCCATGGGCGACAGCGTGGGCGAGATTTTAGAGGGCATGGGCCTGGAGCGGGTGGGCGCCCCCGGCACCACCGCCGCCCTGGCTTTGCTCATAGACGCGGTGAAAAAGGGCGGGGCCATGGCCTCGGGCCACGTGGGCGGGCTCTCGGGCACCTTCATCCCGGTGAGCGAGGACTCGGCCATGATCGAGGCGGTGCAGGCCGGGGCCCTCACCCTGGAGAAGCTGGAAGCCATGACCGCGGTGTGCTCCGTGGGCCTGGACATGTTCGCCGTGCCTGGCGACACCAGCCCCGCCGCCTTGGCCGCGCTCATCGCCGACGAGCTGGCCATCGGCATGGCCAACGACAAGACCACCGGGGTGCGGGTGATTCCCGCCCCGGGCATGGTGGCGGGCGACATGCTGGACTTCGGGGGCCTATTGGGCCGCGCGCCGGTCATGCCCTTGTCGCCCTTTTCGGGCGAGAAGTTCGTGGCCCGGGGGGGGCGCCTGCCCGCGCCTATCCGCTCGCTGACCAACTAGGCGGTTTCGGCGGACGCGGCCACGCCTGGCTGTGCCGCGGGTAGCGCCCCGGCGCGGCGCCTTGTACCGATGGGGAGGAACCTCATGAAACGGCTGATCCTGCTGCTGGCCGCGCTGCTGTTGCTGGCCGCCTGGCCCGCCCTGGCCGACGACCCCTACCAGGCCGCCCGCCAGCGCATGGTGGATACCCAGATTGCCGACCGGGGCATCAGCTCGCCCCTGGTGCTGGCCGCCATGCGCACCGTGCCCCGCCACCAGTTCGTGGACCCGGCCTGGCGTCCCCAGGCCTACGAGGATCACCCCTTGCCCATCGGCCAGGGCCAGACCATCTCCCAGCCCTTCATCGTGGCCTACATGAGCCAGCTGCTCCGGGTGCGCCCCGGACTCAAGGTGCTGGAGATCGGCACGGGCTCGGGCTATCAGGCGGCGGTGCTGGCGGTGATGGGCGCTCAGGTCTACACCGTGGAGATCATCCCCGAGCTGGCCGAAAAGGCCGCCGCCACCCTCAAGGGCATGGGCTACCAGGGAGTGAAGGTAAAGCTGGCCGACGGGCACTTCGGCTGGCCCGATCAGGCGCCCTTTGACCGCATCGTGGTCACCGCCGGGGCCAAGGAGATACCGCCCGCCCTCTTGGAGCAGTTGGCTCCCGGCGGGCGCATGGTCATCCCGGTGGGCGCGGACTCGGGCGGCGAGGAGCTCACCCTGGTGCTCAAGGACCAAAACGGCAAGATCAGCCAGCAGACCCTGTTGCCGGTGCGCTTCGTGCCTCTGGTGGGCGGCAAGCCCGGCAAAAAATAGAGGGGCGCTAGTCTTCCAGCTCCTCGGGATGCTTGGGCAGCCAGGAGGCCTTCTTGATGCGGTCCAGGATAAAGGGCGGGGCCGACAGGGCCACGATGCCCAGCACCAGGAAGGCCTCGAAGCCGATGAGCCCGCCGGTCTTCACGTCCACCGGCGGCACGAACCCCACGAAAAAGGCGAAAAAGCAGGAGAACAGGCCCACCCCGCCGATGATCCACATGCCCAGCTTGCCGCCGGGCACCTGATAGGCCCGCTTGGCCTCGGGGTCGCTGTAGCGCAGGCGGATGCCCGCGCCCAGCATGAGGATGTACATGATCACCGTGAGCTGGGCGGTCAGGGCCGAGAGAATCCAGTAGAAGCTGTTGGCGTTGGGCACCAGCAGGAAAAGCAGGATGAACACGGTGCTCACCATGCCCTGGGCGATCAGGATGGACACCGGCATGTGCTTGCGGTTCACTTTCTGCAAGGAAGAGGGCAGCGAGCCGTCGCGGGCGGTGGCCAACAGGCCCTTGGAGGGGCCCACCAGCCAGGTGGATATCTGGGCGATGCCCCCGGCCGCGGCCAATACGGCCAGCACCGGCACCAGCCATTTGAGGCCGAAGGGGTCGAAAAAGCGCTCCATGGCCTGCATGAGCCCGGCCACCAGGCTGATGTCCTTGGCCGGCACCACCACCGCGATGGCCAGCGAGCCCATCATGAACACGGCCACGATGGCCACCACGGCCAGCATGATGGCCTTGGGGTAGTCCTTGCGCGGGTCGCGGGCCTCCTTGGCGTGGAAGGCGGCCATCTCGATTCCGAAGTAGCCCAGAATCACCCCGGCGAAAAAGGACATGTTGGCCCATTTCAGGTCCGGCATCATGGCGCCCCAGGACACCTCGAACTGCACCCCGCCGCCCTTGAGAAGCCACACCACGGCCATGACGATCAGCAGGGTGCCCGGGATCAGGGTGCCGGCGATGGTGCCCACGCTGGAGATGATGCCCGAGGCCTTCATGCCGAAGAAGTTGGCGAAGGTGGCGCCCCAGTAGACCACCAGCATCACCGTGACCATGAACAACTTGTTCTCGTCCAGGCTGGGGTTCAGAGCGTAGGCGATGGTGGCGGCCACGAAGGAGAGCACCGTGGGGAACCACACCACGTTCTCCACCCAGTCCATCCACACCGCCAGAAAGCCGTATCTGGGGCCAAAGCCGCGCTTGACCCAGGCGTAGACCCCGCCGGACTCGGGGTAGGTGGTGGCCAGCTCGGCGGCCACCAGGGCCACGGGCACGAAAAAGGCCAGGGCGGCCACGCCGTAATAGAAAATGGAGGCCAGGCCGTAGAAGGCCATAAGCGGCAGGTTGCGCAGGGTGAGGATGGCGGCCATGTTGATCATGGCCAGGGTGAAGATGCCCAGAGTGCGCCGCGGCCCGTTGCCCATGTTGTCCGGCATGTTCGCCTCTCCCTGATATGGACGGACCCGCGCCGCCTGGTAAAATCGTCAGTTCAAATTCAGGCATGAACAGGGGGTTTGTCAAGGCCGCTTGCCGTTGACACATCCGGGGCCTACCTATACATTTGTTGCGTCTGTTGCCGCCCCCAATAAGTAACCCGAGGCATCGTGATGTTCAAGCGTTGGTCACAACCCAATGGCTATCGCCAGGTATTGGCCGTGGGCCTGCCCCTGGTGGTGAGCTTTGGCAGCACCTCTCTGATCCACTTCACGGACCGGGTGTTTCTGGCCAACTACTCGGTGGACGCCATCGCCGCCTCCCTGCCGGCGGGCATCGCCTCTTTCGTGGCCCTGTGTTTTTTCATGGGCGTCACCGGCTATGTCAACGTGTTCGTGGCCCAATACGTGGGGGCCGGAGCCCGGGAGCGGGTGGGCGCGGCGCTGTGGCAGGGCATCTATTTCTCCCTGGGGGCAGGCCTTTTGCTGGCCTGCCTGTGGTTCATCGCCGGGCCGCTGTTCGCCCTGGGCGGGCATCCCGAGCCGGTGCAGCGCCTGGAGGTGGTCTACTTCCGCATCCTCACCCTGGGAGCGGGGATGGTGGTAATGGCCACCACCCTGAGCTGCTTCTTCTCCGGCCGGGGGCTCACCCGCCCGGTGATGGTGATAAACCTGATCAGCGCGGGGCTCAACATCCCCCTGGACTATCTGCTCATCTACGGGGTGGGGCCTTTCCCGGAGCTGGGCATCGTGGGCGCGGCCCTGGCCACGGTGACCTCCCAGGCGGTGATGGTGCTGCTGTTCGCCTTGGCCGTGTTCCGGCCGGAGCACGACCGCCTCTTCGCGGTGTGGCGTTCCCGGGCCCTGGATCGCGCGCTTTTCGCCCGCCTGATGCGCTTCGGTCTGCCCGGCGGGGTGCAGTTCTTCATGGACATCTTCGCCTTCACCTTCTTCGTGTTCATGGTGGGGCGCTTGGGCCGGGCGGAGCTGGCCGCCACCAACATCGTGATGGCCATCAGCACCCTGTCCTTTTTACCCATGATCGGGCTGTCCATCGCGGTGAGCACCCTGGTGGGCCAGGCCATCGGCGCGGGCCGCCCCGCCGACGGCGTGGAGGCCACCGCCTCCACCCTGCACATCACCCTGGCCTACATGGGGCTGGTGGCCCTGAGCTTCGTGCTGCTGCCCCACTTGCTCATGAGCCCCTTCATGGACGCCCAGGCCAGCCCGGAGGCCCGGGCCCAGCTCATGACCCTGGGGGTGACCCTCTTGCGCTTCGTGGCGCTCTATACCCTGTTCGACGCCCTGGCCATCATTTACATGGGCGCGCTCAAGGGCGCGGGCGACATCTACTTCGTCATGTGGACCATGGGCCTGGCCGCCCTGAGCATCCTCATCATCCCCGCCTGGGTGGGGCTGGAGGTGTTGGGGCTGGGGTTAGATTTCCTGTGGGGCTGCGTGGTGCTCTATGTGGTGGCCATGGGTCTGAGCTTCCGCTGGCGCTTCCGGCGGGGAGCTTGGCAAAAGATGCGGGTCATCGAGAGCCCTCCCACGCCCGAGCCTCTGCCTTGACCCGGCCGCCCCGCTCCGCCTAAGCTGAAATACATCCCGCCAGTTCCGGAGACGCACTCATGGATACACAGCCTTTGCCCGCCCCTCCCGTGGAGCTTTTGGCCCAGGCCCCGGTGGCCCTCACCGTGTTGGACCGCGAGGCCCGGGTGCTCTATTACAACCCCTACGCGGCCACCATCCTGGACCGCAAGCCATCCTATATCGGCCGCGACGTGCGCGAGCTGCACAACCCGGCCAGCAATGAGCGCATCGACGCCATCTTGGCGGCTTATGCCTCGGGCGAGCGCGGCGAGTTCAGCTGGGTCCTGGAACGGGGAGACAAGCGCTTCGCCGTCCGGGTGGCCCCATGGATGAAGGACGGGGAGTGGGCCGGGGTGCTGCACGCGGTGGTGGTGCTCCAGGGGCTGAACCACGCTTGATCCGCGCCTCCGGACGTCCCGTGGACCAGCCCGCTTGACTTACGCTCCCAGTAGCGGGATTATGCCCCTCCAGGGGTGCCTCCCGGCCATGACCGGCGGGAGGAGGGTCATACGAGGAGTTCATTACATTGCCTCACCGGATCTTGCACGCCATCACCACCACCATGGTGGGGGGGGCTGAAATACAACTGGTGCGCCTGGTCGCGGCCAGCGACCCGGAGCATTTCAGCCATACCGTGGTGGGCCTGGGCCCGGAAGGCCCCATGGCCGAGCAGATGCGCCAGGCCGGGGCCGAGGTGATCAGCCTGGGCCTGGAGCCCAAGCCCGTGGCCTTGCTCGAGGGGGTGCGCCGCCTGCGGGCTATCATGCAGGACACCCGGCCCGAGCTGGTGCAAGGATGGATGTACCACGCCAACCTCATGGCGCTCATGGCCGCGCGCCTGAGCGGCCGCGCTCCGGTGACCTGGGGGGTGTTCTGTTCCAACATGGAGCTGGCCGAGTACCGCGCCACCACCCGCGTGCTGGTAAAGGCCTGCGCGGCCGCCTCCCGCTGGCCCGTGGCCATCGTGTCCAACAGCCACGTGGGGGTGAATTTCCACGCGGCCCAGGGCTATCCCCGCAAGTCCATGCTGGTGATCCCCAACGGTTTCGACACCGAGGGCTACCGCCCCGATCCCGCGGCCCGGGCCGAGGTGCGCGCCGAGCTGGGCCTGGGCGAGGAGCATTTGCTCATCGGCAAGGTGGCCCGTTTCGACCCCATGAAAGACCACGCCTCCTTGTTCCGGGCCTTCCGCGAGGTGCTGGAGCAGTTTCCCAACGCCCGCCTGGTCACCCTGGGCCTGAACATGGAGCCGGGCAACCCGGCCCTCAAGGAGGCCCTGGAGCCGCCCCTGGCGGGCCGGGTCATCCTGGCCGGCCGCCACACCGGCATCCCCCGCTGGCTGGAGGCCATGGACCTGCACGTCTCCTCCAGCGCCTTTGGCGAGGGCATGTCCAACGCGGTGAGCGAGGCCATGGCCTGCGGGGTGCCCAACGTGGTCACCGACGTGGGCGACAGCGGCCGCCTGGTGGGCGAAACCGGCCTGGTGGTGCCCCCCCGCGACAGCGCGGCCCTGGCCGAAGCCATTAAGCAGGTGCTGGCCATGTCCCCGGATGAGCGCCGCGCCCTGGGGCTTTCGGCTCGCCGCCGCATCAAGGAGCACTTCTCCCTGGCGGCCATGGCCCGGGCCTACGAAAATCTCTACCACCGCTTTTTGCCTCCGCACGCCCATCACTGAGGAAGCGGCCCATGGCAAGCCTGCCCCCGCTCAAAGTCACCTTTCTCATGCGTTCCATGCTCTACGGCGGGGCCGAGCGTCAGGTGGTGATGCTGGCCGGCGAGCTGGTCCGGCGGGGGCATCGGGTCTCGGTGGTGGTGTTCTATCCCGGCGGGGCTCTGGAAAAAGAGCTCCTGGCCGCGGGCTGCCGGGTGGTGGGCATGGGCAAGGGCGGCCGCTGGGATTTGGTGGGCTTCCTGCCCCGCCTGGCCCGCACCCTGCGCGGCCTGGGCACCCAGGTGCTGGTCACCTATCTGGACGTGCCCAACCTGGTGGCCGCGGGGCTAAGGCCCCTGCTGCCCGGCGCGGCGGTGGTGTGGGGGGTGCGCGCCTCCAACACCGACTGGAGCCGCTATGGCTGGTTCGAGCGTCTGACCTTCCGCCTGGAACGGCCCATGTCCCGCCTGGCCGACCTGATCATCTGCAACTCCCACGCCGGCCTGGAACAGGCGCGGGGTGCCGGTTTCGCGGCCGATCGCCTGGTGGTGGTGCCCAACGGCATCGACACCCGGCGCTTCGCCCCGGCGCGTGAGAAGGGTCTGGGCCTGCGCGCCGAGCTGGGCCTGACGCCGGAGCAGAACCTGGTGGGCCTGGTGGGCCGCCTGGACCCGGCCAAGGACCACCCCGGGTTCCTAAAGGCCGCCGCCTTGGCGGCCGGGCGTTTTCCCGAGGCTCGTTTCGTTTGCGTGGGTGACGGCCCGGCCGATAGGCTGGCCCGCTTCCAGGCCTTGGGCCGCGAGCTTGGCCTGGACGGCCGGCTCTTTTGGCTGCCCGGGCGCGATGCGGTGGAGGAGGTCTACAACGGCCTGGATGTGCTGTGCAGCGCTTCGGGCTTTGGCGAGGGCTTCCCCAACGTGCTTGGCGAGGCCATGGCCTGCGGGCTGCCCTGCGTGGCCACCAGGGTGGGCGACGCCCCCGGCATCCTGGGCGAGGCGGGCCGCGTGGTCGCGCCCGGCGACCCAACGGCCCTGGCCGGGGCCCTGTGCGAGCTGCTGGCCATGAGCCCGGCAGAGCGCCGCGCCCTGGGTCTGCGGGCTCGCCATCGGGTGAAGGAAAACTTCGGGGTGGAGCGCCTGGCCGAGCGCACCCTGGAGGCCTGGGCCCAAGGCCGGGTGGCAAAAAAGCTGGGGCTCTAGCTCAGCTCCGGCCCGCCTTGCCCCAGCGCACCCAGCGCCACAGGGCGGCATAGGGGCGCAGGGACACCGTGGCAAGCAGGGGCAGGATGATCATGTCCCGCATCCGGTAGAGCGAGCCCAGGTTCACCACCACCAGGGCCAAGAGCCCGCCCACCCCCAAACTCCAGAACAACAGCAGCAAGGCCGCGCGGGGCCGCCGCCGCAGCAGGCGAACCAGGCCCAGCACCAGGCCGGGCAGCAGGGCGTACCAGAACAGGCTCTGGGCGCTGATTATCTTGGAGATGGCGCCTCCGCTGCTGGGCCAGCGCTGCCAAGGGTAGGGGAACAGGAACAGGTCGCGCAGCGAAGCGGCCGCCAGCCGGGCCAGGGACGAAGGGCTGTCCACGATCAGCATGGTCTCGGGCGGGGCGCTGGCCGTGCCGTTGGCCGCGTAGAGCCAGCGCTTGCCCCAGAGATAGCGCCAGGCCTCCCGGGCGCTTTGGATGACCGGGCCGGGCTGCTCCGTGGGGGCCGCCGCCCGCCAGGCAGGCCGCGCGGCGGGGGCAACCGGCTCGGCCAGCGAGGTTACGGGAGGAGTGTGCAGCTGCTGTTCGTGGATAAGGGCGGGGCCCAAGGCGCAACGCGTTGCCAGCCAGGAGGCGAAAAACACCGCCAGGCAGGCGGCCACCACCCCGGCGGCGGTGAGCAGCCGCCAGCGGAAGACCGCGCCGGCCAGGCCCAGGACGCCGGCCGCCCCGGCCACCACCAACCCCAGGGTGCTGAAGTCGAAGCGCACGGTCATGGCCACCCAGGCCAGGGGCAACAGCCAGGCGGCGGCCAGCCAGGAGTCGCGGGGCCGGCGGGGCGAGGCCACGGCCACCAGGCAAAGCATGATCCCCATGAGCAGGCACAGGAACACCGAGTCCTTGATGAGCACCGCGTTGTAGGCCAGTGCCGGGGGCCACAGGGCCACCAGCAGGGCCGCCCAGGCACATGCGGCTTGCCCGCGCCCCAGGCGGACTGCCAGATAAAAGGCCAGCAGCGAGGCCAGGAACCAGGCCAGGGCGTTGAGCGCCAGGCCGGGCCACACCCCCGCCCCGGTCAGCTGGAACAGCGAGGCCAGCAGGGCGGGATAGCCCAGGTACTCCGGAGTCAGGCCGGGTTCGCAGTGCCCCAGCCGGCCGGACCAGAAGCGGTCGATGTGCAGGGCGGCCGCGTAAAAGCGCGGCGCGTCCGGGGCCAGGAGACGCTCGCTCACCTGATAGAGCTGCTCCGTGGGGGAGGGGCCGGGCGCGGTCCAATAGAGCCCCAGGCCCAGCAGCAGGCGCAAGGCGGCGATCGCCGCCAGCACGGCCAACAGCTTGCGCCCCGGCCGGGGACGGCTGGCATCTTCGGGCATGACCGTGGCCTGTTGGCTGGTGCCGGGCACGGCTAGGGCCTCTCCAGGAGATCGATCACCGGCTCGTTGCCCATGATCACCGCCAAGTCGCGGGGCGTGAGGCCCGCTTGGTCGCGGGGGTCGGGCGCGGCACCGGCGCGCAGCAAAGTGCGGCTCTGGTCGCGGGCGTAGAGGTTGGGCCAGGCGTAGGCGGCCAGGTGCAAGGGGGTCTGTCCCGCGTGGTTGCGCGCGTCGGGGTTAGCGCCGTGGGCCAGCAGCGGCTTGATCACCGCCTTGCCCACGCCGAAGGCCGCTGCGTGCAGGGGGGTGTCGCCCAGGGCGTCCCGGGCCTCGATGTCCGCCCCGTGCCTGAGTAGCAACTCCACCATGGGCGCGTTGCCCTTGAGCACCGCCAGGTGCAAGGCTGCGCGGCCCAGGCAGACCCGATTGACCGAGGCGGGGTCTTGTTGGAGCAGGGCCTCGGTCCGGGTCAGGTCGCCGTCGCCCACCGCTTTGATCAGGGGCGTGGGCGGCGGTTGCAAAGCCAGGCAGGCCAACCACAGCCCCAAGGCCGCGGCCGCCACCACCGCCCCCCGCAGGAGGGCCGGCGCGCTGGGTAGGTTCAGGGACATGCGCGTGCCTGCCTTGCCTTTACTGGTTGAGCACGAACTTCTTCTGGATGCTTACCTCGGCCGTGGCCAGCACCTGGGCCATCTGCTTGCCCGCCGTGCCGTCGCCGTAGATGGGGGCGGAGGGGTAGGGCCCGTGGGACGCCTGCGCGCGGATGGCCGCCAGGATGGCCGCCGCGTCATGGGGCGCGTCGGCCACGTTGGGGCCCCGGGTGCGGTCAGCCTGGCGCGAGCCGATGTTCACCACTGGCGTGCCCAAAAAAGCGCCTTCGCGGATGCCGCTGGAGGAGTTGCCCACCAGGCAGGCCGCGTTGGCGATAAGGGTCACGTAATCCTCGGGCGTGAAGTTGCGATAGAAGTGGATGGGCGCCTCGGGGTTGCGCTCGCGGAACATGCGCAGGCCCTTGGAAACCTCGTCGCTGCCCGCGTCCACGTTGGGCCACAGCCACACCGCCTGCATGCCGCTGTCGATCACCGCGCTCAAGGTATGGTTGATCTGCTCCATGCCCTGGCCGAACTCGGTGGTCACCGGGTGCTGCAACACCACCAGGTAGGGTTGGTCGGCCTGTATGTCTGGCCCTACCCCGCCGTAGCGGGCGAAGAACTCCTGGCCGATCTCCTTGGGCGCGCGGGCGGCCAGGTCGATGGCCGGGCAGCCGGTGACGAAAATGCGCGCCGGGTCCTCGCCCATGCGCTTGAGGATGCCCGCCGCCTGCTCATTGGCCGGGAAGTGCAAATGAGCC
This region of Desulfarculaceae bacterium genomic DNA includes:
- a CDS encoding peptidyl-prolyl cis-trans isomerase: MALTVALTLTAGAAALAARSNPVVKLETSKGDIVIELDEAKAPKTVANFLAYVKDGFYDGTIFHRVIDGFMIQGGGFKSDMGMKATKAPIENEADNGLKNDKYTLAMARTMDPNSATAQFFINVADNDFLNHTGKNPQGWGYAVFGKVTQGQDVVDKIKDVPTTTKGMHQDVPVEPVVINKAVVISE
- the nth gene encoding endonuclease III; this translates as MAKSKADKSVQGWQPPDPKRVKAVLAALDRLYPKAHCALNYSTPWELLVATILSAQCTDERVNQVTPELFKQYPKVKDFAGADPGDLEQAVRPTGFFRNKAKSIKGAAQKIMEEHGGQVPDNLEALVKLPGVGRKTANVVLGNSFGVPGITVDTHVGRVCLRLEFIDQKDAVKAEFQLMEIVPEKRWTMFSHQVIFHGRQVCHSRKPACGDCGLLKHCPFGQQHVND
- a CDS encoding ACT domain-containing protein, which translates into the protein MDKERVFVVVLGKDQKGIIAKVSNLCFEHGGNIMDVQQKVMDGTFVMTMLVDLTGGSDPAVLRKALDGLAAEMDLTVMLQNEAVIKAMHRV
- a CDS encoding PFL family protein, which translates into the protein MEFGVEEVFETAGMILFEHFDIRAVTLGVNLKDLMARDPEQLAEAARERLTRLGSRLVSEAAAVTESLGLPIVNKRMSITPAAWLLEPCPGDEAPLTLARALDAAAAEAGVDFIGGWGALLQKGATNADNRLMESLPQVLGNTQRICGFLNLASTKAGMNLDAIARLGHILKDMAAAADKGIACAKFVAFANAPEDNPFMAGAFHGGGEPDTALNVGISGPGVVNAVVAQHPDCDLTMLSEIIRRTVFKITRAGELVGRELARRLGVNFGVVDISLAPTTAMGDSVGEILEGMGLERVGAPGTTAALALLIDAVKKGGAMASGHVGGLSGTFIPVSEDSAMIEAVQAGALTLEKLEAMTAVCSVGLDMFAVPGDTSPAALAALIADELAIGMANDKTTGVRVIPAPGMVAGDMLDFGGLLGRAPVMPLSPFSGEKFVARGGRLPAPIRSLTN
- a CDS encoding protein-L-isoaspartate(D-aspartate) O-methyltransferase is translated as MKRLILLLAALLLLAAWPALADDPYQAARQRMVDTQIADRGISSPLVLAAMRTVPRHQFVDPAWRPQAYEDHPLPIGQGQTISQPFIVAYMSQLLRVRPGLKVLEIGTGSGYQAAVLAVMGAQVYTVEIIPELAEKAAATLKGMGYQGVKVKLADGHFGWPDQAPFDRIVVTAGAKEIPPALLEQLAPGGRMVIPVGADSGGEELTLVLKDQNGKISQQTLLPVRFVPLVGGKPGKK
- a CDS encoding APC family permease yields the protein MPDNMGNGPRRTLGIFTLAMINMAAILTLRNLPLMAFYGLASIFYYGVAALAFFVPVALVAAELATTYPESGGVYAWVKRGFGPRYGFLAVWMDWVENVVWFPTVLSFVAATIAYALNPSLDENKLFMVTVMLVVYWGATFANFFGMKASGIISSVGTIAGTLIPGTLLIVMAVVWLLKGGGVQFEVSWGAMMPDLKWANMSFFAGVILGYFGIEMAAFHAKEARDPRKDYPKAIMLAVVAIVAVFMMGSLAIAVVVPAKDISLVAGLMQAMERFFDPFGLKWLVPVLAVLAAAGGIAQISTWLVGPSKGLLATARDGSLPSSLQKVNRKHMPVSILIAQGMVSTVFILLFLLVPNANSFYWILSALTAQLTVIMYILMLGAGIRLRYSDPEAKRAYQVPGGKLGMWIIGGVGLFSCFFAFFVGFVPPVDVKTGGLIGFEAFLVLGIVALSAPPFILDRIKKASWLPKHPEELED
- a CDS encoding MATE family efflux transporter: MFKRWSQPNGYRQVLAVGLPLVVSFGSTSLIHFTDRVFLANYSVDAIAASLPAGIASFVALCFFMGVTGYVNVFVAQYVGAGARERVGAALWQGIYFSLGAGLLLACLWFIAGPLFALGGHPEPVQRLEVVYFRILTLGAGMVVMATTLSCFFSGRGLTRPVMVINLISAGLNIPLDYLLIYGVGPFPELGIVGAALATVTSQAVMVLLFALAVFRPEHDRLFAVWRSRALDRALFARLMRFGLPGGVQFFMDIFAFTFFVFMVGRLGRAELAATNIVMAISTLSFLPMIGLSIAVSTLVGQAIGAGRPADGVEATASTLHITLAYMGLVALSFVLLPHLLMSPFMDAQASPEARAQLMTLGVTLLRFVALYTLFDALAIIYMGALKGAGDIYFVMWTMGLAALSILIIPAWVGLEVLGLGLDFLWGCVVLYVVAMGLSFRWRFRRGAWQKMRVIESPPTPEPLP
- a CDS encoding PAS domain-containing protein, with the protein product MDTQPLPAPPVELLAQAPVALTVLDREARVLYYNPYAATILDRKPSYIGRDVRELHNPASNERIDAILAAYASGERGEFSWVLERGDKRFAVRVAPWMKDGEWAGVLHAVVVLQGLNHA
- a CDS encoding glycosyltransferase yields the protein MPHRILHAITTTMVGGAEIQLVRLVAASDPEHFSHTVVGLGPEGPMAEQMRQAGAEVISLGLEPKPVALLEGVRRLRAIMQDTRPELVQGWMYHANLMALMAARLSGRAPVTWGVFCSNMELAEYRATTRVLVKACAAASRWPVAIVSNSHVGVNFHAAQGYPRKSMLVIPNGFDTEGYRPDPAARAEVRAELGLGEEHLLIGKVARFDPMKDHASLFRAFREVLEQFPNARLVTLGLNMEPGNPALKEALEPPLAGRVILAGRHTGIPRWLEAMDLHVSSSAFGEGMSNAVSEAMACGVPNVVTDVGDSGRLVGETGLVVPPRDSAALAEAIKQVLAMSPDERRALGLSARRRIKEHFSLAAMARAYENLYHRFLPPHAHH
- a CDS encoding glycosyltransferase; protein product: MASLPPLKVTFLMRSMLYGGAERQVVMLAGELVRRGHRVSVVVFYPGGALEKELLAAGCRVVGMGKGGRWDLVGFLPRLARTLRGLGTQVLVTYLDVPNLVAAGLRPLLPGAAVVWGVRASNTDWSRYGWFERLTFRLERPMSRLADLIICNSHAGLEQARGAGFAADRLVVVPNGIDTRRFAPAREKGLGLRAELGLTPEQNLVGLVGRLDPAKDHPGFLKAAALAAGRFPEARFVCVGDGPADRLARFQALGRELGLDGRLFWLPGRDAVEEVYNGLDVLCSASGFGEGFPNVLGEAMACGLPCVATRVGDAPGILGEAGRVVAPGDPTALAGALCELLAMSPAERRALGLRARHRVKENFGVERLAERTLEAWAQGRVAKKLGL